The genomic DNA CAATCTCCAACCATACAGcgatgtagccagcgcctgattatgtcgctggcgcccgaGATGGTACAACGCGGAATGAACATCGAGCTCCGTGACATTACGCAGGCGTATCCCCAGGCGCAGACAAccctgaagaggacgatactcgcacatcttcctactgagctagtccatcgatatccagaaggcacgctactccatgtgatcaagccgctgtatggaatcgctgaggcaggagtccactggtggacaacgtatcacggacaccattgcaaggaactggacatggcaacatcgacgtacgacccatgcctattgatcacgaacagcgacgacgcaggcatcttcggcatcgttggcatgcagacagacgacactCTCATGCTCGGGACACCAGCGTTCTCGTCAcgtgaagagaagaagatccagaaggcagagTTCAGGTCAAAGCCAAAAGCAAGGCTGACACCAGAAGTGCAGTTAGACTTCaatggatgtacactcacgatggacgccagcagagtcttgacccttaggcagaaaggacaaggaggaaggatcaggcTTGTGGATATCGgggcacccgaccgcgcgcaacagtacaccgagcagcgcgcccgcggagcgtacatcgcatcaacatgccaaccagaggcgtCATTTGACCTGTCCGTCGCTGCTCAAGctcagcaaccatcagacgaggacatcaaggcactcaacaaacgcctgaaatggcagatggagaatctcGATCGTGGCCTGCGCTACGTCACTGTCAATCTTATGGAGGCCAAGTTGATGGTCTTTGTGGatggctcctttgccaacaacaaggacctcagctcacagctaggctttgtccttatgctcgtcaacgagtctattgacgtgaacaccttcacaatacagggcaacgtgatccactacagctctacaaaatgcaagcgcatcacacggagcgtactggcctcagagatctacggcatggtcaacggctttgacataggcattGCAGTTGCAACCGCGCTGaggatagttacagaacgacttagactacctgcaattcccttggttatctgtacagactcgtactccttgtacgagtgcctagtaaagcttgggacgacgaaggaaaagcgtctcatgatcgacatcatggcgctgcgccaatcatatgagcgtcgcgagatcacggagatccgctggatcaatggtgaagacaatcctgcagacgccttcaccaaggcatcgccaaaccgcgctcttgaacgctttattgacggcaataagctgacagtccgagtagagggatgggtgcagaggccgacaagctttgatggttgatgctacacacagttaccatcaacacatactgtcactaccgatacaagcagagttactagctacccagaaagaaaagacttccagtgtcggatcgtgagtatcggtagagacgtcggctgctggacacttcggcccgacttcggcccaccttgcgcagagcttaggtataccttcgtagcagctgtgttcgtaataaatcaatcaccatcaccgaacagaatgcattcctagttatcgttatttcctttcagcactagtgctatagaccttccaacaaCCAACCAAGTATGTTTAATCACGGATACAGCAATTCTAATGTATAGGATTGATGTCTCGCATCCCTTGATACACAAATTCGGAAACATTTGCAAGATGTTGGAAGCGAGCACGCATTGAACCACGTGACCAAAGCCTAATTCCAGAATCAACAAAAatgttgagaatatctgggttcagtccagatagaaggtgcttgggggtcacatgatgtgctggtgtggcaggcactgcccggtgggcaatgGCATCCACCACAACAGCCTGAGAGAAGGACACATAATacgatagtcaatacaatacgttgcagccaccccgccttgtccctcctcccactcggttatccatagtagtcatactactagagggaccttgttccaataaAAAACAATAAAAACGTTATACATACACAACTACACCAAACTCTCACGAGAGAAACAGCGCTACAGCGATTGACACTACACCTTCAACGCATGCGTGAATCACCTTCACGACTACGAATCTGCAAGTTGTACATAAAATAAAGATCATAGTCTACAAAACGTGGACCCTTCCACAACAAAACTAACTTAGCTCACCGGCTCCGCATCACCATCAAAGGACAAGCCAATAAAGCGAGTTAATTCCATTGCCCAAAAGCTCACGTCTCACAGCCCATAATAACCCAAAAAACCATTCATTAGAATGAGAAAATTGAATATCAATACGCTATCATAAACCCCGCATCATAATACCCAAACCCATGATAACCACCACAACAACCACCTACGCAATCCAAAACCAAACCTTCTGCGCCCAATTCTTCGCCACGGGCGCACTAGAAATATCATCCTTGCACAATTCATTCATCTCCCTTACACCCGTCGTAACATCAATATGCTCAGTCTTGATAGCAAATGCCGTCCTAAAATACGCCTTGTGGCCAAAGTACAGCACCAAAAAGATGGGAAGAGTAATGTACGCAGCCAGAAAGTCTGAAACGGACCAATTCCTCGGCACAAACACCTGGAAGCCATTCGTGAGGGTGAGCAGGGAGATGATGCCGAGGACGAAATACGTGAGGTAGGGTTGAAACGGCGTGCGGTAGGGAAGCGTGTGAAGCAGGTTGTTAAACACCATCGCCTTGCGGAACCGGATATACGTAATCATCACCACGATCCAAGCTATGAAGCCGGAGATGGTGGAGATGTTTGAGAACCAGAGAAACACGCGCGCACCCGTGTTTGAAACGTTTAGGTAGGCGAGCAGGCCGATTGCCCAGGTGGCGAGGACGGCGACGTAGGGGACGCCTTTTTTGCTTGTGCGGCCGAAGATTTTGGGTGCTTCGCCGTTGAGGGCCATGCCGTAGAGGACGCGCGAGCCCGAGAAGAGGAAGGCGTTGCCGGCGGACCAGGCGGATGTTAGCACTGCGGCGTTGACCACGTGGTTGAGGCCTGCGATGCCGGCGCGCTGGATGCCGATGACGAAGGGGGAGGCTGAGGCGTTGGAGCTGCCGCTCAGGAGGCGGGGGTCATCTGAGGGGACGATGACGCCGATGATGAAGGAGCCGAGGCCGTAGAAGATGGCGAGACGGTATATGAAGCGACCGGCGGCCTTGGGGATGTTGCGGCGAGGTGCAATGGTTTCACCTGCAGAGAGCGCAATCAACTCGGGAGAGGTGATGAAGGCGAAACCAGCGCGGACAAAGGCGGTCCAGTAGGCCAGGAACTTTCCAGAGTTGCTTTCCACAATGTAGGGTTTGAATGCGCCGGGCTTGTTCCAGTACCTAAAGCCTAGCCTTCCCTGATCGTTTGGACTGCCTCCGAGCATGATGACAAGTCCGAGAATGATGAGGCCGATGATGGTCAGGAACTTGATGGACGCGAACCAGAACTCGGCTTCACCAAAGACTTCGACTGCGACAATGTTGAGGAAcaggacgacgacgaggaagatggtGATCCAAACGGCGTTGTGAACAGGCGTCTCCCAGTAGTCGAGCAGAATGGCGCCAGCAGTCGCTTCGGCAGCCACAAGAATGGCGTACGCGTACCAATAGTTCCATCCTACGGCAAAGGCCAAGCTGGGGTCTACGAAGCGCTTGACAAAGTACGGGATGGTGATGCCGCGCATGGGAAGATAGGTGACGATTTCAGCCAAGTTGTTCATGACGCTGTAGACGACGAGCATCATAGAAAGGTATGCCATGAACAGCGGCGCAGGGCCGACCAGAGCAAGAATCGATCCAGATCCGATGAAGAGACCAGTTCCAATGGCGCCACCAAGCGCGCTGTTTCAAGGTAAGCATGCGATTTGAATATACGCAAACGGCGCAAACTTACAGGAACTGAATATGTCTACTCTTCAGTCCACGGTGAGTATCTCCTCCGCGACCAGTCTCACCGCCAACAGTAGCAGCGCCATGCACAAACGGCTCTTCGAAACCAACATTAGTCTCCTCATAGCCATACGGCACAGCCTCGGGCTTCTCGTCAGCCAGCTGGTGGTTCGGCATGATGAGTAATATGAAAGAAGGAAGGGTTGGCTTGCCGGTAACACCAATCTTGACTTTACACAAGACGGGGACACCAGAAGAttatatatatatatatacAAGGCGCAACCTCGCGACGACTCGAATCAGGCAGCTAGAGCGCACGAGGTAGTTTCCATGGCAGATTTTTCAAATGCGGTGCTATGGTCCGGCGCGATTTGACAGTTGCTAGTGCGGGCTTACCCAAGCGGCGGTGGCCAAATCCTTATCCATGGTGTGTGGGACGATCATGCACGGCGGCAGGCCACCAGCCCCCCTGTCAAAGCATGCGTGGAAAAGTCTGGGGAACCAATTATCGTTATGTAACAGCAAAGGCGGGGGAAGTTGTGTCCTTGGTTTTGCCTTGATGGTTGCAGCGAATTTCGCTTGACTCGAACAGATGACGCTTGAGCGCATTGCTTCGGTTCTAACAGTGTTGCGCCATGGGCACTGGCCAGAAACCGGTGTGTTCAAGCGCGGTCCGATGAGCGGAGTGAGGTTTTTAGTTTCTGAGCCGAGGAAAGCCGGCAAATGTGGGGAAAGAGGCTCAACTCCGGCGTTGCCCAGGACGGCGGACAAGCTTCTGGAAACTGAACTAGAAGGCTTAGCCTTGTTGGTTACCCGCCGATGGTTTGCGCGATGCTTCTGGGTAGCCATGGGAAGAACGTTTCTGGGGTTCGTTCTGGGGATGACTGACACAGACACCGAGAATTTGTAGGTAATCCGGGGATTCCGGGGTCGGTCGGCAGTTTGGTGCTGAGTCTGCGTGCCGCCGCCGCCTGCTGTCAACCAAAGCGACACACTACACCATCCCCCATTGCGACGCAGCCTTTTGAGCAGGGCCGAAACGTTTCGCGACTCTAATTCAACGTCCAAATTCGCTTGCAAATTTCATGGCATGACAATTGCATCAGGCGTACTTTGTTATCACTGCACTTTGAATAGTTACTCTTATCTTTTTTTTGCATGTCACCGCCCGAATTCGAAAACGTAACATATTCGATGGGTAAGGAGCGCGAGAGCAGGGGCCTATGGCTTGGAGCTTGCGAACAGTGGGGTTGCAGTGGAGACCAATCTTGGGTGCAGGTGGGACTTGGAGACGAACGCACGACCCACGACTGTCACTGCAACACATCAGACGGACAGTTTGGCGTCCGCGGCTCCGCAGTGGTCTGACATGCAACACTTGCTCCAAACTTGTAGCTTTTCACTTTAAGACGTTGTGCTCGAAAGGCCACCTTGTCTCAACTTTCAAAGTCTCCGGTTGCCTCCCCTCTCGTTGATTGAATGACGTCATGCTAAATACCTCCCAACCATCATCAAAGATTATAGGAAAGAGATAGCTTGGTCGCGCCATGTAGGGATTTCTCGTGTTGCGCACTCTGGGTGAGTTGTCATAAGCTTCCACATCTCGGCAGAAAAGAGCTTCGCCTCACCAAGCTTTTTGTTCGCGGTACGAAGCTACATGCAAACGCCACGAAACGGACCCTTCCAACAACATGTCTACATTATCGGACGCCCGGCCAAAACAAACATGCGATCAATCATAGCATCGAGAATGAGTCGCGTAGTAGCCACGCTGGTATATCCTCGACATGAAAGCCAGATGTTGCGACAACAGCCTTTCTTTCTTGGTCACCAAGACCTAAGGTATCCCCATTGCCTCCATCCAGATTGATACGTGCGACTCGCGTCTTTTGCGCAGATATTCCAATGACGATACCTGGTTCGGTGAGTTGTAGAAAGGGCGGTGGTGACTGCTATGGTGCTTAGAATGAAAAGTGAAGAGGCAGAGCTTATTGGACGCAGACATTATTGAGTGGGCGACGAGAAAGGTAGAGACTGTTAAGACACGTCAACAGCGAGACAGGTATCGCTGCACAGAAGGTATTTCCGCCCAAAGAACAAAAAGACTGCTCGTTTTAGGGATCTACCCAGAGGCTTGGATTGTTGCTGTACTGGGTCtcaggttgttgttgtgctgaTGTTTGCTGCTTGGCGGGATGACTGCAGGCCAAAACATCGAGCATTGACGCGGCGTATGTATCGACCCGGTTTCCTTCCAAGGCCGCCTTTGAAAAATGTTTGGTTGCTGTGGAAGAAGTAAGATGTAGACGTGAACACAGCGAGAAACGGTTGGTACGGAAAACATTGGTGAGCATCAAGGACTCAAAAACACCTTCTTCAATGGCCTCATGGCTCTAGATGCAATGCGCACATGCTGGAAATTGCAACAAAAACCATCATCAGTCGTCCCGTAAATGAGACAAGTCGCACTTGCTCTGTTTGCTGGCTATTCTGCAGTGTAGAAACGCAACTGCGTCAGGGTGACTGCGCTAGCGCGTCTTGGCAATCGCTCTTGCCATGACTATTAATGCCTCTCCCCGCCTTTCAATTTGCACCTCCAACCTAAACCACCTCTGCAACTGAACACAGTCAATCATGGGGGTTTTCACGTAGGTTCTTCTATTCTGCAGATTGGGCTCGCGTTCCTTACTAACATCATCATAGACGGGCTAAGAACAAGCGCGAGAAGGACAAGACCGCGCGTAACGTCAAGGCGGCGTCTGCGAGCACCTGTGCGAGTAGCCCAAAGCCTGTGGTTGAGGCCCCGCTGTATTTCCGCATCCTCGATCTGCCTGCTGGTATGCACCGCTGCAATTATGATTACATACACGTGCTGACTGAGCAGAACTCCGGAACCGCATTTACGAGCACTGCCTGGATGATGAGTACTATAACTTTGCCCCCAGTGTCCGCGTGCGGTCGCGACAAGCCTACAAGTATCGCATCTGGCGGTTTATCGGCTTGACTCAAGTCTGCAAAACTATTCGTTCCGAATTTCGCCCCCTCTGGGCCCGAAACTTGTGCGTCCGATTCGACAGACGCTCCGATATCGATCATTTCATGAAGAATTTTCTGCATCACCGCAAAGGATTCAATCCTGTGCCTAAGCTTGTTCACTATGGATGGAAGCATGGGCTGGACAACAGACAGCCCTTCGATATTACCGACATCTTGCGCCTACGTTCGCATTCTGCAGAACTCAAGGTTGGTTTTCATCCGGCAGTAGTTGCAGACAGAGAGTGCATGTGGACCCCTTGTGCCTCTTGCGCTCCGAATTGTTACCGCCCACGCGACGATGACAGCGATGATGACGAAGACTGCACATGTGCAGATCCAGGCATGACCTACCAAATCTGGATGGTTAGACAATACGACGTGATCAACTATACCTCAACCATGGAGCTCCTTGTCAATCATGGCAAGGAGGCTTTGTTACAGGACATACGAGACAAGAAGGTCACTATCGTCGTCTACTTTTCCCAGCCGTGCAACCACGCTGCGATCAAGTTTAGCTACAAACACGCATTCCAGACGGACAACTCACCTCCATCAGCTATGGACCTGCTCAAGCGGTGGGGACTCTTGGATGATTTCGAGCCTACTGCAACCATGGAGTTTATCGTCGTATGCAAGAACAAAGTGGTCGAGGAGGTTGGTGGTTACAAAGTCACGAAGATGGTCGATCACACAACCATGGTTCACAAGCTGCCGCCCACATGATGCAACGAGCCATCTTCCGAGCGTACTTACTGTACTGTACATGGAGATTGTCCGAATATGGTGGATATTTTTGGTAAAATGCGTGTGATGAGGTGTCAGGCAGATTCTTATGATCGAGAAGGACGGCATGGCGCTTTAATTACATGACCACAGCCAATGTTCGGCTACATAATGAATGACATGATTTCTCTTCTCATTTTG from Pyrenophora tritici-repentis strain M4 chromosome 8, whole genome shotgun sequence includes the following:
- a CDS encoding LysP, Amino acid transporter — its product is MPNHQLADEKPEAVPYGYEETNVGFEEPFVHGAATVGGETGRGGDTHRGLKSRHIQFLALGGAIGTGLFIGSGSILALVGPAPLFMAYLSMMLVVYSVMNNLAEIVTYLPMRGITIPYFVKRFVDPSLAFAVGWNYWYAYAILVAAEATAGAILLDYWETPVHNAVWITIFLVVVLFLNIVAVEVFGEAEFWFASIKFLTIIGLIILGLVIMLGGSPNDQGRLGFRYWNKPGAFKPYIVESNSGKFLAYWTAFVRAGFAFITSPELIALSAGETIAPRRNIPKAAGRFIYRLAIFYGLGSFIIGVIVPSDDPRLLSGSSNASASPFVIGIQRAGIAGLNHVVNAAVLTSAWSAGNAFLFSGSRVLYGMALNGEAPKIFGRTSKKGVPYVAVLATWAIGLLAYLNVSNTGARVFLWFSNISTISGFIAWIVVMITYIRFRKAMVFNNLLHTLPYRTPFQPYLTYFVLGIISLLTLTNGFQVFVPRNWSVSDFLAAYITLPIFLVLYFGHKAYFRTAFAIKTEHIDVTTGVREMNELCKDDISSAPVAKNWAQKVWFWIA
- a CDS encoding F-box-2 domain containing protein produces the protein MGVFTRAKNKREKDKTARNVKAASASTCASSPKPVVEAPLYFRILDLPAELRNRIYEHCLDDEYYNFAPSVRVRSRQAYKYRIWRFIGLTQVCKTIRSEFRPLWARNLCVRFDRRSDIDHFMKNFLHHRKGFNPVPKLVHYGWKHGLDNRQPFDITDILRLRSHSAELKVGFHPAVVADRECMWTPCASCAPNCYRPRDDDSDDDEDCTCADPGMTYQIWMVRQYDVINYTSTMELLVNHGKEALLQDIRDKKVTIVVYFSQPCNHAAIKFSYKHAFQTDNSPPSAMDLLKRWGLLDDFEPTATMEFIVVCKNKVVEEVGGYKVTKMVDHTTMVHKLPPT